Genomic DNA from uncultured Desulfuromusa sp.:
GTTTGGAACCGCTGATTTTGAATTGTGGCCGGTTGTGGCTCAGTATATTTTATTACTGTTGATGTTTATTGGTGGTTGCGCCGGTTCAACGGGTGGTGGCATGAAGGTTGCCCGGATTTTATTGCTGTTTAAGCATGCTCAGGTTCAGGTGTTCCGATTGATTCACCCCAGGGCAATCAGGTTGGTAAAGCTTGGAAATCGTCCCGTTGATAAAGAAGTTCTGCAAGCGATACTTGGTTTTTTTGCTCTTTTTATTGGAGTATTTGTGGTCGGATCACTTCTTGTCGCTGCAAGTGGTATGGATCTTATCTCTGCCGGTTCTGCTGTTGTCGCTTGTCTCGCCAATATTGGTCCCGGCCTTGGTTCTGTCGGGCCGGTTGATAATTTTTCCCATGTTCCCGGTTTCGGTAAAATGGTTCTGGTGATCTGTATGTTAATGGGGCGGCTCGAACTGTTTACTGTTCTGGTCCTGTTTTTCCCGTCCTTCTGGCGCAAATAGAAGGGCTTAAAGTCGAAAGCCCCCATCATCCAAATTTTGAATGATGGGGGCTTCCCCCCTCCGGAACCTGTTGAAACGAACAGGTTGAATAACCTGAATTTTGTTGAAGTATACAGATAACTTCTGACAAAAATCTGAATTGTCGATTCAGAAACAGTAAAAAATTCACAATTCCATATAAATTATTCCCCTAATTTCAAAAAACTTATTTGTCGCCCTGTCACCCCGTTATCACGGCGGTGGGAAAAAAATAGTTCCGGATGACAGCAGGTGCACTCCTTGGATGTTTCTATGTTTTGCACTTGCAGTTGCGATTGTTCCAGCTGTAATTGGCAGCTGAGGGGGATGTCTAACTGCCAGTGTCCCAGGCTGGTTTCTTTAGAAATTTCTTTCCAGAATCCGCTTCCCTGCCTGAAAGCGTCACGAACCGGGCGATCAACTTCGTAAGAGTGAGCGCCAATTCCGGGCCCAATTGCGGCCTGAAGTTCTTCAGCCGGACAGTTAAAATGTGTCTGGATTGTCTGTATGACTTTTGCAATCAAGCCATTTGCAGCACCTCGCCAGCCAACATGGATTGCTGCAATGATTTTCATTTTTTCGTGCCAGATCAGCAATGGAAAACAATCTGCGGTTAAGATGCCAATCATGATTTCAGACTGATTGGTGATAATGGCATCTACTTCTACACCTAAAAAATGGCTCAGGTCCGGGTTGTTTTCGTCAATCAGAAGGATGTCATCTCCGTGGACCTGTTTCACCGTCAGCAGTTGATGGGGGGCCAGGCCGAAAGCCCGGATGAACGAAGCGCGATTGCTTTCCACATTTGTCGGATGATCAGCAGTGCCGAATCCCATATTCAGAGAGTTAAATGGGGGGCGACTGACCCCACCATTGCGTGTGCTGAAACCGGCGACCAGCCCAGCTGGTAGATTTGTTGGCTGTAGGTATGAGATTTTACCTTTGCGGACAAGCTTCATTAAAGACTCCGTTGTTGATGGCGTGATAAAAACATTGATTAAGACTCAATCTGTTAAACATCAAGGAATTTATCAAAAAGTTCAGGCTACTGAATGATTCTGTCTAAGTAATTGATGATATTGGCAAGAGTTTCCGGCATTTCGCTGGAAAATTCCATATATTTCTCACTTCTTGGATGAATAAATCCAAGTTTCTGGGCGTGGAGGGCTTGACCTGGCAGTTGATCTATTAATTGTCGTAATTGTGTGTCCTTGATGGCCGCTTTTCTGGATTTGCTTCCATAGAGTGGGTCGCCAACCAGTGGACAATTTCTTTCTGCAAAGTGAACCCTGATCTGATGAGTCCGTCCTGTTTCAAGCTTTAATTCAAGGAGGCTTAAACGGTCGACATGATACTCTTTAAGGGTTTTCCAGTGAGTGACGGCTCGTTTCCCGTTTTTGGCTTTGCCGCTCATTTTTTTTCTTTGAGTCGGATGTCTCCCAATGGGCTGGTCTATAGATCCTGAAGATTTTTCCGGGAAGCCATGAATCAATGCCAGATAACGTCTATTGATGGAGTGGTCTTTGAACTGGGCTGCAAGATGGCGATGACTTTGATCATTTTTTGTCGCAACGATGATTCCAGAGGTATCTTTATCAATCCGGTGAACGATGCCGGGGCGTAATTCACCGCCGATTCCGGCCAGATCTTTACAATGATATAGCAATGCATTAACAAGAGTCCCATGGAAATGTCCTGCTGCCGGATGCACAACCATTCCTGCCGGCTTGTTAATGACGATTAAATCCTGATCTTCGTAGAGAACTTGCAGGGGAATATTTTCAGGAAGGGCTTTGATCGGTTCCGGTTCAGGAAGTGTGACCTGAATGAATTCACCACCCTTTAATTTATTGCTGGATTTTGTAAGAGCTCCATTTAACGTGATTTTTCCGCTATCAATCAGCTTTTTCAGCTGCGAACGGCTGATATCCGGAAAGCATTCAGACAGAAAAGTATCCAGCCGCTCAGCAGAACGGTCTTCCGGAAAGAATAGCTGCTGGCTTGATTCCATTTACCAAATCTGACTTTCAATCTTTCCTGCCTGCTTGATCATGACATCAACAATTGCACGTTCGTACAGCTGCTCACGATTTTTCATTTCAGGGGAGACTCTTGTAAAGAAGTGTTCCCGCCCTTCTTCCAATTCTTCATCCATCAGCTCAAAAATACTATCGCTTTTAATTCCCTCTGAGACTTTGTCCTGATTGTACAGGGCAATATCAGAGACAATTGCACGAGCTAAACGAAATGCAAGATCCGGATTTTCTACCATTCTGGCCATAGAGTCAGCCTCCAACTCGCTGAAAATTTATTGATTCACTTTTATTATGGATTTAAGTTTATTAATTTTTGTTCAATATAGCAAGCACTAATCTGGTTTTCTATGTTCTGGGAGAAATATTACTGGGCATTAATAAAAGTTTATGTTAATCTGTGCATTCTTATTGTTGGATTGAATAAGGAAATGTAAATGAAACCTAATTCTTAATGGAAAAACAAATGTCTACAAAGTTTCAAGATATTAATTTCGATCTGGATCGCTTGTCGACTATGCCTTTGATTGCCATTCAGATGATGCAATTGATGAATTCGTCAGAAGCGCCTGCAGAGGCGATGGCGAAGGTTGTCGCAAAAGATCCTGCTGTTTCTGCGCGGGTTTTGAAAATAGCGAATTCTTCCTTTTATAGTATGTCCAGACAGGTGACGAGTTTGTCTACTGCCATCAAGGCCATGTTATCCTGGGAGAACGAACTCTTAAAAGTCTGGTGATGGCTGCCAGTTTACGCGGGATGTATGAGTCTTACGGCAAGATAGAGCAGATGCTCTGGGAGGACTCTATGGTTTGTGCTCTTGGCTCCCAGTATTTGGCGCGTAAATTGGGGTTGGCTGATCCTGAGGAAGCTTTTATGGCAGGTTTATTCAGGCATATCGGGTTAACTGTTTTGAAAAATCAGGAAAGCAGCGCCGCAGATTTTATTGTCAAGGCGTTGACGTCTGCCAGTCAAACTATGGCAGAAGAAGAGAAAGTGATGTTTGGGGCGACCCATGCAGAAATTGGAGCTGCCGTACTCGAGCATTGGAAACTTTCGGAGACTCTTTCTGAAGTGGCCTTGCATCATTCCGATGTTAACTTTTCCGC
This window encodes:
- a CDS encoding HDOD domain-containing protein; protein product: MAASLRGMYESYGKIEQMLWEDSMVCALGSQYLARKLGLADPEEAFMAGLFRHIGLTVLKNQESSAADFIVKALTSASQTMAEEEKVMFGATHAEIGAAVLEHWKLSETLSEVALHHSDVNFSAEIDKSIINMTCVVNIAGQLPGYFGIFDQLRELNLEHSPGRKLLDLDLKTIEEIIFEFQSVFEENREEFLS
- a CDS encoding HDOD domain-containing protein; its protein translation is MSTKFQDINFDLDRLSTMPLIAIQMMQLMNSSEAPAEAMAKVVAKDPAVSARVLKIANSSFYSMSRQVTSLSTAIKAMLSWENELLKVW
- the pgeF gene encoding peptidoglycan editing factor PgeF, which produces MKLVRKGKISYLQPTNLPAGLVAGFSTRNGGVSRPPFNSLNMGFGTADHPTNVESNRASFIRAFGLAPHQLLTVKQVHGDDILLIDENNPDLSHFLGVEVDAIITNQSEIMIGILTADCFPLLIWHEKMKIIAAIHVGWRGAANGLIAKVIQTIQTHFNCPAEELQAAIGPGIGAHSYEVDRPVRDAFRQGSGFWKEISKETSLGHWQLDIPLSCQLQLEQSQLQVQNIETSKECTCCHPELFFSHRRDNGVTGRQISFLKLGE
- a CDS encoding RluA family pseudouridine synthase; translated protein: MESSQQLFFPEDRSAERLDTFLSECFPDISRSQLKKLIDSGKITLNGALTKSSNKLKGGEFIQVTLPEPEPIKALPENIPLQVLYEDQDLIVINKPAGMVVHPAAGHFHGTLVNALLYHCKDLAGIGGELRPGIVHRIDKDTSGIIVATKNDQSHRHLAAQFKDHSINRRYLALIHGFPEKSSGSIDQPIGRHPTQRKKMSGKAKNGKRAVTHWKTLKEYHVDRLSLLELKLETGRTHQIRVHFAERNCPLVGDPLYGSKSRKAAIKDTQLRQLIDQLPGQALHAQKLGFIHPRSEKYMEFSSEMPETLANIINYLDRIIQ